In Triticum aestivum cultivar Chinese Spring chromosome 5B, IWGSC CS RefSeq v2.1, whole genome shotgun sequence, the following proteins share a genomic window:
- the LOC123110099 gene encoding uncharacterized protein yields the protein MDPTAPAFNRVAAPTVEHLDQRALLIRDKFSADGWLCPRCYQVNNPIDNLLYRVPAFECTNPEKCNAKCPGTVELSITDCIMNTVRTNFLIRSQGDNRNCTAHAVLAGMDAALKIEGALRGVPVLQALNGTSLLRDYHRFYPDGVGHELQREWRGYHRYEQLLRVAQAFGVEYVSPMRTITRALRLQSWFRLITRQTSLDYLVRLIANGYPLLATMEIGRWFRLAEDGQLYMGPPAEFPGNHAVLLIGSVAKQLALPNNITGQSEVVPSLLFKARNSHGSTAHRSAAQGGYGGDVYLLAQDLGPYLYGFRIETPTWMLPNAA from the exons ATGGACCCAACAGCACCAGCGTTTAATCGGGTTGCTGCTCCAACAGTTGAGCATCTCGACCAGCGCGCACTACTAATAAGGGATAAATTCAGTGCTGATGGTTGGCTTTGTCCGCGTTGTTATCAAGTAAACAACCCCATAGACAATCTACTCTATAGGGTTCCAGCTTTCGAGTGTACTAATCCCGAGAAGTGCAATGCTAAG TGCCCTGGGACAGTTGAATTGAGCATTACTGACTGCATAATGAATACCGTCAGGACCAATTTTCTGATTAGAAGTCAAGGCGATAACC GGAACTGCACAGCACATGCAGTCTTGGCCGGCATGGATGCTGCACTTAAAATCGAAGGGGCCCTCCGCGGCGTGCCTGTGTTACAGGCACTCAATGGTACAAGCCTATTAAGAGACTACCACCGCTTCTATCCGGATGGTGTTGGGCATGAACTACAGCGGGAATGGAGAGGATATCACAGATATGAACAGCTGCTGAGGGTTGCCCAGGCGTTCGGAGTTGAGTATGTGTCTCCTATGAGAACAATCACAAGGGCGCTGAGACTGCAATCCTGGTTTCGACTGATAACTAGGCAGACTAGTCTGGACTATCTAGTGCGCCTGATCGCTAATGGCTATCCGTTATTAGCCACCATGGAGATTGGTCGCTGGTTCAGGCTGGCAGAGGATGGACAGTTGTACATGGGGCCTCCTGCTGAATTTCCCGGTAATCATGCTGTGTTGCTGATTGGAAGCGTAGCAAAACAATTGGCGCTCCCAAATAACATAACCGGGCAGAGTGAGGTGGTTCCCAGCCTTCTTTTTAAGGCAAGGAACTCACATGGGTCTACAGCTCACAGGTCTGCTGCACAAGGAGGTTATGGTGGGGATGTGTACCTATTGGCGCAGGATTTAGGTCCATACTTGTATGGATTTCGTATTGAGACCCCAACCTGGATGCTTCCTAATGCTGCCTGA